In a genomic window of Mycolicibacillus parakoreensis:
- the acnA gene encoding aconitate hydratase AcnA encodes MPGKESVNSFGARASLAVGDHSYDIYRLDAVPGLARLPYSLKVLAENLLRTEDGANVTAEHIRALADWDPGAEPSTEIQFTPARVVMQDFTGVPCVVDLATMREAVAALGGDPDKVNPLAPAELVIDHSVILDVFGSADAFERNVELEYQRNSERYQFLRWGQHAFDDFKVVPPGTGIVHQVNIEYLARTVMVRDGHAYPDTCVGTDSHTTMVNGLGVLGWGVGGIEAEAAMLGQPVSMLIPPVVGFKLTGEIAAGVTATDVVLTVTEMLRAHGVVGKFVEFYGKGVAEVPLANRATLGNMSPEFGSTAAIFPIDAETLDYLRLTGRSDEQLALVEAYAKTQGLWHDPDHEPVYSEYLELDLSTVVPSIAGPKRPQDRIMLSGAKAAFGSDIHHYVDESGGGQTGGDRPHKPVTVRSAERGEFTLDHGAVVVAGITSCTNTSNPSVMIGAALLARNAVDKGLSSKPWVKTNMAPGSQVVTDYYEKAGLWPYLEKLGFYLGGYGCTTCIGNTGPLPAEISAAINDNDLAVSAVLSGNRNFEGRISPDVKMNYLASPPLVIAYALAGTMDFDFDTEPLGTDPSGAPVFLRDIWPSPQEIEDTINATVSRDMFTKNYADVFAGDHRWQSLPTPAGNTFEWDDASTYVRKAPYFDGMPAEPEPVADITGARVLALLGDSVTTDHISPAGSIKPGTPAAQYLQAHGVAPKDFNSLGSRRGNHEVMIRGTFANIRLRNQLLDNVSGGYTRDFTVEGGPQAFIYDAAQNYAAHDIPLVVLGGKEYGSGSSRDWAAKGTVLLGVRAVIAESFERIHRSNLIGMGVIPLEFPAGQSAASLGIDGTETFDITGITALNDGETPSTVQVSGRRDDGQTITFDAVVRIDTPGEADYYRNGGILQYVLRNMLTSG; translated from the coding sequence ATGCCCGGTAAAGAGTCGGTGAATTCCTTCGGTGCCCGCGCGAGCCTCGCGGTCGGTGACCACAGTTACGACATCTATCGACTCGATGCGGTGCCCGGGTTGGCGCGGCTGCCCTACAGTCTCAAAGTCCTCGCCGAGAACCTGCTGCGCACCGAGGACGGCGCCAACGTCACCGCCGAGCACATCCGGGCGCTGGCCGACTGGGACCCGGGCGCCGAGCCGTCCACCGAGATCCAGTTCACCCCCGCGCGGGTGGTGATGCAGGACTTCACCGGGGTGCCCTGTGTGGTGGACCTGGCCACGATGCGCGAGGCGGTCGCCGCGCTCGGCGGTGACCCCGACAAGGTCAACCCGCTGGCGCCGGCCGAACTGGTCATCGACCACTCGGTGATCCTCGACGTGTTCGGCAGCGCCGACGCCTTCGAACGCAATGTGGAACTGGAGTACCAGCGCAACAGCGAGCGCTACCAGTTCCTGCGCTGGGGTCAGCACGCGTTCGACGACTTCAAGGTGGTCCCGCCGGGCACCGGCATCGTCCACCAGGTCAACATCGAATACCTGGCCCGCACCGTGATGGTGCGCGACGGGCACGCCTACCCCGACACCTGCGTGGGCACCGACAGCCACACCACGATGGTCAACGGCCTCGGTGTGCTCGGCTGGGGGGTCGGCGGCATCGAGGCCGAGGCCGCGATGCTGGGCCAGCCGGTGTCGATGCTGATCCCGCCGGTGGTCGGCTTCAAGCTGACCGGCGAGATCGCCGCGGGGGTCACCGCCACCGACGTGGTGCTCACCGTCACCGAGATGCTGCGCGCCCACGGCGTGGTCGGCAAGTTCGTGGAGTTCTACGGCAAGGGTGTGGCCGAGGTGCCGTTGGCCAACCGCGCCACGCTGGGCAACATGAGCCCGGAGTTCGGCTCCACCGCCGCGATCTTCCCGATCGACGCCGAGACGCTGGACTACCTGCGGCTCACCGGCCGCAGCGACGAGCAGCTCGCCCTGGTGGAGGCCTACGCCAAGACCCAGGGCCTGTGGCACGACCCCGACCACGAGCCGGTCTACTCCGAGTACCTCGAGCTGGACCTGTCCACGGTGGTGCCCTCGATCGCCGGGCCGAAACGCCCGCAGGACCGGATCATGCTCTCGGGGGCCAAGGCCGCGTTCGGCAGCGACATCCACCACTACGTCGACGAATCCGGCGGCGGGCAGACCGGCGGCGACCGGCCGCACAAGCCGGTGACGGTGCGCTCCGCGGAGCGCGGCGAGTTCACCCTCGACCACGGCGCGGTGGTGGTCGCCGGGATCACCTCGTGCACCAACACCTCCAACCCGTCGGTGATGATCGGCGCGGCGCTGCTGGCGCGCAACGCCGTGGACAAGGGCCTGTCGTCCAAGCCGTGGGTCAAGACCAACATGGCACCGGGTTCACAGGTGGTCACCGACTACTACGAGAAGGCCGGCCTCTGGCCCTATCTGGAGAAACTCGGCTTCTACCTCGGCGGCTACGGGTGCACCACCTGCATCGGCAACACCGGGCCCCTGCCGGCGGAGATCTCCGCGGCGATCAACGACAACGATCTGGCGGTGAGCGCGGTGCTCTCCGGCAACCGCAACTTCGAGGGCCGCATCTCCCCCGACGTGAAGATGAACTACCTGGCCTCCCCTCCGCTGGTCATCGCCTACGCGCTGGCCGGCACGATGGACTTCGACTTCGACACCGAGCCGCTGGGCACCGACCCCTCCGGCGCGCCGGTGTTCTTGCGCGACATCTGGCCGTCGCCGCAGGAGATCGAGGACACCATCAACGCCACGGTCAGCCGGGACATGTTCACCAAGAACTACGCCGACGTGTTCGCCGGTGACCACCGGTGGCAGTCGCTGCCCACCCCGGCGGGCAACACCTTCGAGTGGGACGACGCGTCGACCTACGTGCGCAAGGCGCCGTATTTCGACGGCATGCCCGCCGAGCCCGAACCGGTCGCCGACATCACCGGTGCCCGGGTGCTCGCGCTGCTCGGCGACTCGGTGACCACCGACCACATCAGCCCGGCCGGCTCGATCAAGCCGGGCACCCCGGCGGCGCAGTACCTGCAGGCTCACGGGGTGGCGCCGAAGGACTTCAACTCCCTGGGCTCGCGGCGCGGCAACCACGAGGTGATGATCCGCGGCACGTTCGCCAACATCCGGCTGCGCAACCAGTTGCTCGACAACGTCTCCGGCGGATACACCCGCGACTTCACCGTCGAGGGCGGCCCGCAGGCGTTCATCTACGACGCCGCGCAGAACTATGCCGCCCACGACATCCCGCTGGTGGTGCTCGGCGGCAAGGAGTACGGCTCGGGCTCCAGCCGGGACTGGGCCGCCAAGGGCACGGTGCTGCTGGGGGTGCGGGCGGTGATCGCCGAATCGTTCGAGCGCATCCACCGGTCCAACCTGATCGGCATGGGGGTCATCCCGCTGGAGTTCCCCGCGGGGCAGTCCGCGGCGTCGCTGGGCATCGACGGCACCGAGACCTTCGACATCACCGGCATCACCGCGCTCAACGACGGCGAAACCCCGTCGACCGTACAGGTTTCAGGCCGCCGGGACGACGGGCAGACGATCACCTTCGATGCGGTGGTGCGCATCGACACCCCCGGGGAGGCCGACTACTACCGCAACGGCGGCATCCTGCAGTACGTGCTGCGCAACATGCTCACCAGCGGTTAA
- a CDS encoding TetR/AcrR family transcriptional regulator translates to MPRVSEDHLAARRRQILAGARRCFAEHGYEGATVRRLEAAIGLSRGAIFHHFRDKDTLFFELAREDAERMAQVAAREGLIQVMRDLLAAPDEFDWLATRLEIARKRRNDPEFNRGWAERSAELDAATTARLRRQKQAGRIRDDVPAPVLHCYLDLVLDGLVARLAAGDDPARLTAVLDLVEDSVRHR, encoded by the coding sequence GTGCCCAGGGTCAGCGAGGACCACCTGGCGGCGCGGCGCCGCCAGATCCTGGCCGGCGCGCGGCGCTGTTTCGCCGAGCACGGCTACGAGGGCGCCACGGTGCGCCGCCTGGAGGCCGCGATCGGGTTGTCCCGCGGGGCGATCTTCCATCACTTCCGGGACAAGGACACGTTGTTTTTCGAACTGGCCCGCGAGGACGCCGAACGCATGGCGCAGGTCGCCGCGCGGGAGGGTCTCATTCAGGTGATGCGTGACCTGCTGGCCGCGCCCGACGAGTTCGACTGGCTGGCAACCCGATTGGAGATTGCGCGCAAACGCCGCAACGATCCGGAGTTCAACCGCGGCTGGGCCGAGCGCTCCGCCGAACTGGATGCGGCGACCACCGCGCGGCTGCGCCGGCAGAAACAAGCCGGCCGCATCCGCGACGACGTGCCGGCCCCGGTGCTGCACTGCTACCTGGATCTGGTGCTCGACGGCCTGGTGGCCCGCCTGGCCGCCGGGGACGACCCGGCTCGGCTCACCGCCGTGCTGGACCTGGTGGAGGACTCGGTGCGCCACCGGTAA